DNA sequence from the Novosphingobium sp. KACC 22771 genome:
AAATATCCGCCAAAGGGATCCAGCACCGATGACCAGACTTTCCGGCAAGATCGTGATCGCCACGCATAATCTGGGCAAGCTGGCCGAGATGCAGAAGATGCTGGCCCCTTATGGATTGGAATGCGTGTCGGCGGGCGAACTCGGGCTGGAAGAGCCCGAGGAAGTCGGCAAGACCTTTATCGAAAACGCGCTGATCAAGGCCCGTTTCGCGGCGGTGGAAAGCGGCCTGCCCGCGCTGGCCGACGATTCGGGCCTTTGCGTTGATGCGCTGGGCGGGCGCCCCGGCGTCTATACCGCCGACTGGGCCGAGCGCCACTGGTACGAAGGCCCCGAGGGCCGCGACTGGTTCATGGCCATGGGCAAGGTCGAAGGGCTGTTGTGCGAACAAGGGCCCGACGTCGGCCGCGCAGCCCATTTCGCCTGCGTGCTGGCGCTGGCATGGCCCGATGGCGTCGATGCCGTCTATGAGGGCCGCGTCGATGGCGCGATGACCTGGCCCCCGCGCGGGCGTCTGGGC
Encoded proteins:
- the rdgB gene encoding RdgB/HAM1 family non-canonical purine NTP pyrophosphatase, with protein sequence MTRLSGKIVIATHNLGKLAEMQKMLAPYGLECVSAGELGLEEPEEVGKTFIENALIKARFAAVESGLPALADDSGLCVDALGGRPGVYTADWAERHWYEGPEGRDWFMAMGKVEGLLCEQGPDVGRAAHFACVLALAWPDGVDAVYEGRVDGAMTWPPRGRLGFGFDPVFIPRGYNQTFAEIAPADKAKISHRADAFAKLVADQFG